A window of Desulfobacterales bacterium genomic DNA:
TTTTGCATTTCTTCCCTTGTTCCGTGTGCCATTTTGCCTGTAAAAACAATTTTTTTACCTTTTATAGGGCTTTCAATGTTAGAAATTTCTGAAATAAGGGGAGTTCTTTCAAGGTTAAATCCAAGATTAAGCATATAAAGAATAGTTGGCTTTAAGCTTAATATTCCAGCAACAATTGATTGGCTTGTAATAGTTCCAAAATGCTTTATTTCTTGAATATCTTCAATTTTTGCAGATAAAATATCTTCAAGTTTAATATAGGATAATAATCTTTTACTTTCGCCTTTACCTAAATTTGAAATGCCAAAAGCTGCTAAAAAACGCCAATCCTCAATCATTTTATTTTTACTAATATTTATAGCTTCAAAAAGATTTTTAGATTGCCCTGGTCCAAATCCAGCTTTAATAAAATCATCTTCTTTCATATCATAAATTTTCTCAAGGCTGTCAAATCCCTGATTTACGAGCTTTTGAATTGTTTTAATTCCAAACCAGTCAGCGTTTCCAAGTGTTTTGAACCAATGGCTTATACTTTGCTCAATTTGAGACGGACATTTAATATTCAAACATTTTAAAAAATCATTATTCCATTTAAGCTCAGATTTACAGGAAGGACATAATTCAGGTATTTTAACATCTTCTGTTTTCGTGATAACTTTTATTAATTTAGGGATTACCTCTCCGCTTCTTATGATTTCAATTTCAGAACCTATTCCAATATGCTGCTCTTTTATAAGTCCAGCGTGGTGAGCTGTTACATTCTTGATTGTGGCCCCTGAAAGGCTTGTGGGTGTAACTTCAAGAACTGGAGTTACATTTCCAGTTCTTCCGACCTGCCATTTTATTTTTTTAACTGTAGTTACGGCAGTATCTCCTTTCTTTTTAACGGCGATCTGCCATCTATAATGATGAGCTGTAGCTCCAAGATGTTTTTTAAGTGTTTCATTTGTAAGTTCAACAATCATTCCATCTAAAGGGTAATCTGTTTTTTTAAGAATATCTTCAGTTATTTCTTCTATTTTATTAATTAACTCTTCAGAATTACCTTCCCAGCAAGGAAGTTTTTTATAGGGAACAAAATGAACAGCTTCGTTCTGAAGAGCTTCTTTAGCAAATTCGTTCAAATTATCTGAAGCTATTATTCCAACAACCATATTTCGTGGATGCTCAAAGTATTCTGAAAGATTTTCGTCAAAATATGATTTTAAAATGACTATTTCACCAAGCCCAAGACCTCTTCCTCCAATAGGAATAATGCCTTTATCAAAAGCATTAGTTATATCATATCCAGCAATACCATTTCCCCTTGTTACAAGGATAGTCCCGTCGTCCCGTCCGGCAAGACCGTCAAGCTTAGGCGTAATTTTAAATACAATAGTTTCAATACCAATTTTTTCTGATTCTTTTTTTATTCTATTTAAAAATCTTAATAAATCATCTTTTGAATAGGCTTTTTCAGTTGAAAGCATCGGAAAAGGATGCTTTATTTCTTTTTTACCTTCAAACTTTTCAGGTTCTACAGACTGAAGAAATGAATTATCAGGAGCAAGAAGCCTTAACTTTTCAACAAGCTCATCATATTCAGCATCAGTTATAATAGGCTCGCCTTCTCTATATGCTTCATTATATTTTCTTAAGTCTTCAACCAACTTTTCAATTTCATCCATAATTAAATTACCTCAAACTTTACAAATATTGAAATTATTTCTATTAAGCCATATTCCAAATAAAGAATATATTTAATAAATAAACCAATGACTAAGGCTAAAATTATTAGAGTTCGGAAATTTAAATTAAAATATATATTCTATATTTGGAATATATATTTTAATTTAAATCAAGTATTAAGGATCTGTCGTATTAAGTAGCTGATAGGAATTGTGGATCAACGCTCAGTGCAAGATGTATATGGTCCGGCATTACTTCAATTGCTAAAAGAATAACATTGATTTCATCACAAATTTTTTCAATTATTTCTTTGAGTCTTATAGCTATGTTTCCGATTAATACTTTTTTACGTCTTTTTGGGCAAAAAACTACATGATATCTACAGTTAAAAACCACATTATTATTTGATCTATATTTTGCATATTGCATGTCGTTTATATATATAGTATCAATACAAATATCAACGAAAAAATGGTTTTCAATCAGTTTTTTGCCTTCGCTATCGCTCAGACTAAAAAAATGATTGAAAATTGCCTTACATCCCCATGCCTAAAGGCAGGGGCTTTACGGCAAAGTTTGTAAATTTGATTGTAAAATAAAATGAACTTCCCTTATCAAGTTCGCTGGTTACCTATATCTTGCCTCCCATGAGTTCAACCAGTCGTTTGAAAATAACCAAACCAATCCCTGTTCCTCTGTATTTTCGAATAAACGATGCATCAACCTGATGAAATCTTTCAAAAATACAAGATTGCGCTTCCTTTGAAATGCCAATAACGGTATCTCTGATCTCAAAAAGCAGTTCGTCTTGCGAATTTTGGTTAATGGATATGCAGGATTTCAGAAAATCCAATAACAGCGTTCAGAGGTGTTCTCAATTCATGCCCCATATTTGCTATAAATTCAGACTTGGCTTTATTGCCAGCTTCTGCAGCTTCTTTTGCCTTTAGGAGTTCTTCTTCCATTCTCTTGTGATCAGTAATGTCTATGCCTAAAATAGCCAGTTTGATTACCTTCTTGAAAAGGCGCGTTTAAAATATCATTACTTTCATCAAACCCTTCTTTACAAAAATCCCCTATAAATTCTTGAATATTTTTTAAATAGGATAAACCTTTTTCATCATCCGATAATACATTTGATTCTAATTCATCTATGGTATATTTAAAAATTTCAAGGATTTCTGGGAAATGATTGTTTTTATTTATAAGGCTTGTATAAAGACTAATATCTTGAGCGAATAACCGTGCTATTAAAGCA
This region includes:
- a CDS encoding DNA ligase; its protein translation is MDEIEKLVEDLRKYNEAYREGEPIITDAEYDELVEKLRLLAPDNSFLQSVEPEKFEGKKEIKHPFPMLSTEKAYSKDDLLRFLNRIKKESEKIGIETIVFKITPKLDGLAGRDDGTILVTRGNGIAGYDITNAFDKGIIPIGGRGLGLGEIVILKSYFDENLSEYFEHPRNMVVGIIASDNLNEFAKEALQNEAVHFVPYKKLPCWEGNSEELINKIEEITEDILKKTDYPLDGMIVELTNETLKKHLGATAHHYRWQIAVKKKGDTAVTTVKKIKWQVGRTGNVTPVLEVTPTSLSGATIKNVTAHHAGLIKEQHIGIGSEIEIIRSGEVIPKLIKVITKTEDVKIPELCPSCKSELKWNNDFLKCLNIKCPSQIEQSISHWFKTLGNADWFGIKTIQKLVNQGFDSLEKIYDMKEDDFIKAGFGPGQSKNLFEAINISKNKMIEDWRFLAAFGISNLGKGESKRLLSYIKLEDILSAKIEDIQEIKHFGTITSQSIVAGILSLKPTILYMLNLGFNLERTPLISEISNIESPIKGKKIVFTGKMAHGTREEMQNQASKLGAILQTSVTSKTDFLVCGENVGASKIDKAKKAGVKIVSELDYHEIIKNF
- the tnpA gene encoding IS200/IS605 family transposase; the encoded protein is MQYAKYRSNNNVVFNCRYHVVFCPKRRKKVLIGNIAIRLKEIIEKICDEINVILLAIEVMPDHIHLALSVDPQFLSAT